The DNA region AGTCCTGATTATTGATTTGATTATTTGAAAGCCAAAACGGGACTTTTACTTAACTGTCTCTCACACTGAGGAGTTCATGCAACAGAGGGCCCTTTGAAACACGTTCTGAGCATCTTCAGCCAGCATGTGGAGGAAATCTAGCAGAGCTTTTTCATTGACTTCATAAGAGAGAGGCGCTGCTACCAAGGTTCCAAATAATGGAATAATTTTCACGACTTCCACTGCTAACTTTGAGCTAGCAACAGCTGCTGACTGAAGTAGAAGTTTTAAGATAAATGCCATATCAATGGTGTTTAAACTGAGTGGTGAGCGGACAACCGAGGTCAGATCTTCCAGCGGTACACCTGTGCTGTCAGCAAGCCGCTGCAGTGAAGGTCCGTCCAGTCCGAAACCAGTTTTGTACTGCTGTACAACAACAGCTATCAGAGCACCatcaaaagcaaaagaaagcCCAGGAACTGGTGCCGCTGCACACGCAGCAGACACAAAAGCATAATGAGGGATTTTTGACTTAaaggcctctttcttcttctcgaTGATCTCCAGGCTCATGTTGGGCATGGCAGACAGAAGAGCATCCCGCTTGTGTTCTGGAAGTTCTCTCTCCAGGGTCGCATGGAGGCGATGGAAGTCATGGCGCCGAAGCTCAAAGTTGGACAGCAGGAAGACCTGAGGAGCCTGCACACCTTCCTTCAGAAGACCTGTGtcccaggaaatgacatcatcatcattgccACTCCACATGAAGACACACATATGTACAGGATTCAGGACTTTTGTACCTTCTTCGCAGTTTTCACGAATAAGTGCGAGAGTCTGCTCTGCATCAAAGTTTCTCTGACTCCTTTGTGCATTCTGCAGATCGTTGTCAACCTTGGAGCGCACAAAGTAGAACTTTTTCCCCACCTTCTGGATCTCTTTTGCAAGCTTCACATCATTTTCACTAAAGCGAGTAgctgagatgatgatgaagaaatcaAACCTTTCAAACCCAACATGCTTCAGGTACTGATCAGCTGGAAACCTGGTGGTACCAATACCAGGAAGATCCCAGAGGGTAACATTGGGATAGCTTGGATGAGGGTATGCTCTAACTTCTGTGGTGGTTTGTACAACACCTGTAGGAGCAGCTTGATCGTCCCGGTGGTCCACACCTCTAAAGGCATTGACAAAGGAGGATTTTCCAGAGCCGGACTCTCCTGTAATGCCGATATTAAGAGGAGTATTTGCTGCCTTCTTCAGAAGCTTTTTGATTTTATCAACAGCTAAAGCTTGATTGTTATTTTGCAGAGCTTCTTTGATTTCTGTAGTGTCAAGGGAATCAGCCATGATGACCTGTACACACAAAGCAAAGCCGACAGTTACAATGTAAAAGTCAGACAAACGTGAAATCATCCAAACAGATAATCCAACAGTTATatagcagacacacacattgtcCATGCCTCTAAATAATCACATGAGCTTAACCATGTACATATGCACACACGGATGACATAGAGCTGTCACTAGCACCAGTAAGACTACTGCAATAATATGCTGAGCGCACAAGTTGTGGACTTGCCGACTGTCAAAAGTTTACGGAAACTAGTTGGAATGTATGCACTCTaaataaaaaatccaaaaaactTTTTGTGACCTGAGAGTAAAGattgtctgtgtctgtggacCTGTTGCTAATGGTGATAAACATTAGTATAAgatcagaagcagaagcagatgttAGCTGCTCACACTCACCCAAAGAAGTTTTGGCAGAAGCAATCTCCCAGTGACTGACGATCCTCTCTGGCTTCAGAGAAGAAGCCGCACCACAACCCAGCCCACTTTTTAGCCTGACCAATGACCTG from Takifugu flavidus isolate HTHZ2018 unplaced genomic scaffold, ASM371156v2 ctg1065, whole genome shotgun sequence includes:
- the LOC130519654 gene encoding interferon-inducible GTPase 5-like, encoding MADSLDTTEIKEALQNNNQALAVDKIKKLLKKAANTPLNIGITGESGSGKSSFVNAFRGVDHRDDQAAPTGVVQTTTEVRAYPHPSYPNVTLWDLPGIGTTRFPADQYLKHVGFERFDFFIIISATRFSENDVKLAKEIQKVGKKFYFVRSKVDNDLQNAQRSQRNFDAEQTLALIRENCEEGLLKEGVQAPQVFLLSNFELRRHDFHRLHATLERELPEHKRDALLSAMPNMSLEIIEKKKEAFKSKIPHYAFVSAACAAAPVPGLSFAFDGALIAVVVQQYKTGFGLDGPSLQRLADSTGVPLEDLTSVVRSPLSLNTIDMAFILKLLLQSAAVASSKLAVEVVKIIPLFGTLVAAPLSYEVNEKALLDFLHMLAEDAQNVFQRALCCMNSSV